The following proteins are co-located in the Desulfovibrio intestinalis genome:
- a CDS encoding dissimilatory sulfite reductase D family protein, translating to MTPDQQLIVDFISTKNKTKFYFKDFLEIFPDKGPREVKKILTAMVQSEIMEFWSSGSTTMYGLKGAGKQSQAEGEG from the coding sequence ATGACTCCTGATCAACAGTTGATCGTTGATTTTATCAGCACAAAGAACAAGACCAAGTTTTACTTCAAGGACTTTCTGGAAATTTTTCCCGACAAAGGCCCCCGCGAAGTAAAGAAGATTCTTACCGCTATGGTACAGAGTGAAATAATGGAATTTTGGTCCTCGGGAAGTACTACCATGTACGGTCTGAAAGGGGCTGGAAAGCAAAGTCAGGCAGAAGGCGAGGGCTAG